The nucleotide sequence ATTCAATAAGATGGCCTCCTcgtattaataaaaaaataagtccATTGCTAGAGTGCAGTCAATTATTAGAAACCTCTTTTTATTACAAGCAACTGATTAGAATTAGGTATATTCAAAGAGTGGGAATTTCCTTGCATGTTACAGTACTCTCACATTAAACAATGTTAAAGTAGCTCGTGATTACTATACTGAAATTCTTTCCATAGCACGTATTGAAACAGTGACTAATTACAATGAATGAGCAATATCATGACTAGTTACAAAAAAGGGAATACGAGTCAGTTCAAGAAAGTTGTTTCAAAGGCAATGGGATAACAATCAGATTAGATATATTATGATCAGGATAATCAATGATGTTcaacaatgataattcagaaAAGATTGGGATGTTTATATTACTTTTGTGCGCATTTGGATTTTGCACTGTTAGAGCAAACTTCCTGAAAAAGAACTGGTGTGCGGATGTCACTGATTGCTAGTGAGTAGCagagatatattgaaatatttgtataaGTTATTAGTATTGACAATATCACCAGTAGCTGCTATTGAGGCAACATCAGCATGCAAGTGGAAATTTTGAGCTTATGACATTTCTCTATTCGAACACACTATAATTGCATTGCTATATGTACtggtatcaaatattttttgattatacTAAAAACCTTTTTGACTGAAACAAATTTGTAGCATTTCTGATGTTTGCCTCTTTAATTATTTAAACAAACACTGAtgacaaaaatttttaaaatgtggaatgaaaattttaaaattcataccAATATTTGAGAAACTTTATAGTAGGTAATTCCTATcccaatttatgaaatttttagtTGCTACAAACTTGACACCGACAAGGTTACAGCAGAAAACCAACTGTTTGTATCATGTGACAAATATGACATTAGGATAATGGACCTTCTACCTGTGATGAATATAAGTATTCTTCAATTTAAATATGGTGAGTACCAGAGGAACTTTCAGCAAGACACTCATTTACTATTCGATTGGAATGCATTCTTTTTCAGTATCTTCAAGCACAACAGAATCTTTGAGGAATTTACGAAACAAAACAACGCAACTGAAAAAGTTGAGTCTATCTGGTGGTAGTTTGCAATATTTTGACATGCGATGGCTACCAGGTTtggattttatttttctgttctAGGTTTATGATTAGGAAATACTCTAAAAACTCACCATTCAAAaccaatattcattttattacaGATATGATAAAAGAATTAACAATCAAAGAAGTAAAGATCGACCAATTCATTCCACAAAATAGAAATTCAAGTCTATGCAAGAACGAAAAAGTCAGACTTAAAAATCTGACGAAATTAACACTCACCAAACTTCAAAAAACAATTCCATGCATTCCAGATTCAGTTTCCAAAATTTTATTGGTAGATATCAACATCACAAATGGCACGGCATGGCCAAAATCATTAGCACAATTGAAAATAACATTCTACGGAAAAGGAAGTATGCCACAAAACTCACTTCagcaaatgaaaaatttgacattGGTTTGGTTAACATCTATTCCACTTCGAGAGGGAAATATTCCACATATTGGAAGTGAAAGTACTCTGAAACATTTGATGATCCTATCATGTAACTTGCATTCAATCCAACCAGAATCTTTACTTAAATTTAAGAAACTGCACACAGTAAATATGAAGAGTAACAGAATATCCAGGTTTTATGCCAAGCTACCACTAACAGTTAAAACCTTGTTATTATCGTTTAATGAGATTacagaaatatcaaaaaatcaATGGCTAAATTCAAGTCTGAAAATACTATATTTAAACCAAAACCATCTAGAGTCAATGCCACTGGGTCTGCCAAACACAATAGAAGACCTCAATTTAGCATATAATCAAATCAGCAACTGTCCTATAGAAGCTTTCCACCACTTGAGCAGATTGAAAATACTGGATTTATCTCATAATAGGTAAATAATCAATACAATAAGGAAATTAAGtttacaaattttatgttattttttgtgttttgaaGAAAGAATAATATTATGAATAAGCAGagatttttgtaataaatataaaaacaatgtttTCAGGTTGCTCACAATGCCTCTCGGAATTCATCCTGGACTACTTGACTACAGCATTAGTTACAACCTTATAAGCCTTGTACCAGGTTCACAAGCCTACAATTTCTGCACACAATGTAGACAATTTGGATTTGGAAACAACAAATGGCTTTGTGatgataaattttttgaaatgatgtTATGGATAGTGACAAATGCTGACAATGATGTGATAAAAACGTTTTACTTGAATTTGCATTCATTCTCGCATGGCGAATGTACAAGTTTGCCCAAAAATGGTAAGTTGATTATTAAATTCGAATGAAAATAAGAAGATTCTGATGAAACTTTTTTCAACAGCTTTgacgaaaaaatatttggaacacGCCAAAACCTTCATGCAACAACTTAAAATCATACCATTTGCCAATTGCCGGTGAGTATGTGGAATAAATAGCAAAATCTTTGAGAATAATTAAAACCTTTGTTGGAATAAAAAGATTCCTAAAGGGCTCGGTTACTGCTTATATAAGCATTCACATGAATAAATACAGTATTGACTACTGATATTGAAAAATCACAATAATTGATGGCCAAATAACTATCGACACTTTGAGGGTTGGTGAATCGATCATGATGGCTACATATTCAGTCGCCTAATGAGCTTTAATACTTGTTTTCAATAATAAtctgaaaatatgataatacaaagattatattttagttatgagTCACAGAAAATACTCAACTGTACTAATGCCAATCTCGATAATTTTCCGAATTCACCTCCGGATGGTCTAAAAAAGGTGGTAATTAAAGGAAACAAAAATCTTAAGGAAACTCCAGACTATATATTTTCAGCACAAACTACTTTGAAAGGGTAAGTGTACATAATGACTCAGAAACCCAAATTGCAAAAGTCCAAAAGTTAACAGATataacaaaatcattttaagactggaattgaatgaaaataaccTGAAAAGAATTCCATATGGGCTTCCTTCAATGATAATGCACCTCAGTTTACAATACAACAACATCACGGAACTATCAAGCCGAGATGTGGAAGCTTTCAGTTTTTTGAAAGACTTGAAAGAATTATATCTGGAGGGCAACAAAATTAGAACTTTATATAGTAATCAGTTCAAATACCTGACAAAACTACGTTGGATAGGATTAGAATCAAATGAATTGGTGAGTTGATCAGATAAAAATAATTGCCATGCTGTTCTCAGagcttttttgtttatatttaactAAACGCAGAAACAATTTCTTTGATTTCACAAAGCACTTTATTTTgcattactttatttaatttcgaacgattaaatttttttgccaaatatatGATCTATGCTGCTTTGCAATTACAAACAATTTAACAATTTCATTTGCAATAGGTTTGTGACTGCTCTCTGCAATCCCTTATAGAGTGGTACCAAAAGTTAATTCCAGTGCTTCATTATGGGAGTAAGCTTGCAAGATATGCGAGATGTAAATATCCTACAAGGTGGAATGATCGTGACATTAGGAAAATGCATTGGATATACGAGTGAGTGTACTCCCTagattttcattttgattttatttcttaATGACGAcagaactatatatatatatatttctgctTAACAGGTATGAATTACAATGCAGACCACCATCATGCAAATGGAAAGAACTCGAGATGGACGATATTCTTAACTGTTCAATTGCTGCACAAAAGGTTGGAAAGTAACTAGAAAGATAAGAAGTATGAGATCTATAGCCCAGTGGATATGATATACCCTCATACTCTGGATTTCCTTTCGATATGTAATaacttttaaatattattatacacAAAAAGGGAATCCTATTTTACAATGGTTGCACATgctaaaattcaaatatataataaatcgTATAATATTTCAACAGGAAGAAAAATATTACATGTTCTCCAAACCAGATCCTGTCATAGGAGCCCTGCCAAATATACCTCGAAACAAGCTTTGGAAGTCTTTGATTATTAGTGGTCTAAAATTAAATGATGACGACATTCAGCTGAAACATCTAAAAAATCTGATCCACGTTGACATTTCAGGTAAGAAACGTAATGACAATAGCTGGTAATCTACATTCAACACAATCAAGCAGTTCAGTTAAAGATATCCCTTTTTTCGATTTAACTTCTAGAAAATCAACTGACAAGATTGCCAATAGAAAATTTACCAACCAATGTGGAAGAATTgcagttgaataaaaattatatcacAAACTTACCCACAAAAGAAAATATACTACAGAACGTACCAAAACTG is from Styela clava chromosome 9, kaStyClav1.hap1.2, whole genome shotgun sequence and encodes:
- the LOC120339498 gene encoding uncharacterized protein LOC120339498, translated to MMFNNDNSEKIGMFILLLCAFGFCTVRANFLKKNWCADVTDCYCYKLDTDKVTAENQLFVSCDKYDIRIMDLLPVMNISILQFKYVSSSTTESLRNLRNKTTQLKKLSLSGGSLQYFDMRWLPDMIKELTIKEVKIDQFIPQNRNSSLCKNEKVRLKNLTKLTLTKLQKTIPCIPDSVSKILLVDINITNGTAWPKSLAQLKITFYGKGSMPQNSLQQMKNLTLVWLTSIPLREGNIPHIGSESTLKHLMILSCNLHSIQPESLLKFKKLHTVNMKSNRISRFYAKLPLTVKTLLLSFNEITEISKNQWLNSSLKILYLNQNHLESMPLGLPNTIEDLNLAYNQISNCPIEAFHHLSRLKILDLSHNRLLTMPLGIHPGLLDYSISYNLISLVPGSQAYNFCTQCRQFGFGNNKWLCDDKFFEMMLWIVTNADNDVIKTFYLNLHSFSHGECTSLPKNALTKKYLEHAKTFMQQLKIIPFANCRYESQKILNCTNANLDNFPNSPPDGLKKVVIKGNKNLKETPDYIFSAQTTLKGLELNENNLKRIPYGLPSMIMHLSLQYNNITELSSRDVEAFSFLKDLKELYLEGNKIRTLYSNQFKYLTKLRWIGLESNELVCDCSLQSLIEWYQKLIPVLHYGSKLARYARCKYPTRWNDRDIRKMHWIYEYELQCRPPSCKWKELEMDDILNCSIAAQKEEKYYMFSKPDPVIGALPNIPRNKLWKSLIISGLKLNDDDIQLKHLKNLIHVDISENQLTRLPIENLPTNVEELQLNKNYITNLPTKENILQNVPKLRLVNLRNNKIKILSVKEVQLLPVIGSVFMRGNPFVCNCTLNHFITWVKANGSSLSQNGKYDIQELRCDSPKEIMDQRIQDISSEDVCQSSASIILKAGISAMVAVIILTLLIVVFLYMKRRRDYKAQILNGFQKLLQQENTLYMKQETFGKDNETFVFDCFVASEDTEHDNKYLEKIIQELEEKRGYTLCIAHRDFPPGEDIAENIVRCIGSSKCIILLLSKSFISSPWCQYEVQVALTELHERQRKLLVPILITDWTLKDNIQGAVKSFISTIPPTKAPALNAPQREWEKFWKTFENLLNA